From Nicotiana tabacum cultivar K326 chromosome 15, ASM71507v2, whole genome shotgun sequence, the proteins below share one genomic window:
- the LOC142169797 gene encoding uncharacterized protein LOC142169797 produces MQKEHNFFVIALMEPFQKADHIQRYKRRLNMETAFFKFEWEDMIFFYTVVEWELVMETTQQVTVKVLHHELGQHIMMTFVYAKCSSLERLELWDNLYYMASDMELPWLVGGDFNVVLHEDENIGGLPVHLPEYEDFAFCVNSCGLFDQGCKGSPFTWWNGRPNAECIFKRLDRIFVNFPFQNMMPIIEVGHLIRTRSDHAPLLMTYGEQVTNLVKLFKFLNFWTKHATFMDVVRQNWNVDFIGDLFLMFKHKLKKVKIALSKWSRDTFGDIFK; encoded by the coding sequence ATGCAAAAGGAGCATAATTTCTTTGTCATTGCACTAATGGAACCATTCCAGAAGGCAGATCATATACAAAGGTATAAGAGAAGATTGAATATGGAGACTGCTTTTTTCAAATTTGAATGGgaagatatgatttttttttatactgTGGTAGAATGGGAGTTAGTGATGGAAACTACACAACAGGTAACTGTAAAGGTGCTTCATCATGAGTTAGGGCAACATATTATGATGACATTTGTGTATGCAAAGTGCTCTTCATTAGAGAGGCTGGAATTATGGGATAACTTATACTACATGGCAAGTGATATGGAGCTACCTTGGCTAGTAGGAGGGGACTTTAATGTGGTGTTACATGAAGATGAAAATATAGGTGGATTGCCAGTGCATCTCCCGGAATATGAGGATTTTGCATTTTGTGTAAACTCTTGTGGTTTATTTGATCAAGGCTGCAAAGGCAGTccatttacatggtggaatgggaggCCTAATGCTGAGTGTATATTCAAAAGACTGGACAGGATCTTTGTGAATTTTCCATTTCAGAACATGATGCCAATAATTGAAGTGGGACACTTAATCAGAACTAGATCAGATCATGCACCATTACTCATGACATATGGTGAGCAGGTTACAAACTTGGTCAAGCTATTCAAATTCTTAAACTTTTGGACAAAACATGCTACATTTATGGATGTGGTGAGACAGAATTGGAATGTTGATTTTATTGGAGATCTTTTTCTAATGTTTAAGCACAAACTCAAGAAGGTGAAGATAGCACTGTCTAAATGGAGTAGGGATACTTTTGGTGATATCTTCAAATAG
- the LOC142169798 gene encoding uncharacterized protein LOC142169798, whose product MKSGTTSIWHENWTGLGALYHVLPPDFPIDEELHEVLELRHLGVWNEQLIDQTFPEDIADHIKHNVHYDGSGKYWDRPCWMPTPLGKFSAWQILRHKANHNQEFKQIWTKDLPFKISFFLWRLWRHKLAIDDLWRRKGYIVMSRCWCCQHPQEKIIDHIFLTSPTASKAAPAIITWELWKKRNTGKNGGTISTNRVIHEVNKTLHYLARCNTDGASKGNPGPSSLGFCEKNDVGDLVYTRAVDLGVTTNIVVEAKAILQGLEYCVEHDLHPLILETDYLVLKKVVEGEWDPPWSTVPYVQEIKEMRDHFNVIFQHVTIQFQFFSELPSAGKRLINLDKSQTPNLRVRIVKIRAPD is encoded by the exons ATGAAGAGTGGAACAACTAGTATTTGGCATGAAAACTGGACAGGACTAGGTGCACTCTATCATGTACTGCCTCCTGATTTTCCAATAGATGAAGAATTACATGAGGTGTTAGAACTGAGACATTTAGGAGTATGGAATGAGCAACTGATTGATCAAACTTTTCCTGAAGACATTGCTGACCATATCAAACATAATGTCCACTATGATGGTAGTGGGAAATACTGGGACAGACCATGTTGGATGCCAACTCCATTAGGTAAGTTCTCTGCTTGGCAAATTCTGAGGCATAAAGCTAATCATAATCAGGAATTCAAACAAATATGGACTAAAGATTTACCTTTCAAGATATCTTTCTTCTTGTGGAGGTTATGGAGGCACAAATTGGCTATTGATGATTTATGGAGAAGGAAAGGGTATATAGTCATGTCCAGATGTTGGTGTTGTCAACATCCTCAGGAGAAAATAATAGATCACATATTCTTAACTAGTCCTACTGCTTCAAAG GCAGCTCCAGCCATCATTACATGGGAGTTATGGAAAAAGAGGAACACGGGCAAGAATGGGGGAACTATCTCTACtaatagagtcattcatgaagTCAACAAGACATTGCATTACTTGGCAAGG TGTAACACTGATGGAGCTTCAAAAGGAAATCCTGGGCCTAGTTCACTTGgcttttgtgagaaaaatgatgTTGGAGATCTAGTGTATACAAGGGCAGTGGACTTAGGAGTGACCACAAATATTGTAGTTGAGGCAAAAGCAATCCTGCAAGGTTTGGAGTATTGTGTGGAGCATGATCTTCATCCACTCATATTGGAGACTGACTATTTGGTGCTAAAGAAGGTTGTTGAAGGGGAATGGGATCCACCTTGGTCTACAGTACCATATGTGCAGGAGATTAAAGAGATGAGGGATCACTTTAATgtgatctttcaacatgt tacaattcaatttcaattcTTTTCTGAACTGCCTAGTGCAGGGAAGAGACTGATCAATCTTGACAAATCACAAACTCCTAATCTTAGGGTTAGGATTGTCAAAATAAGAGCTCCAGATTGA
- the LOC107817134 gene encoding protein STAY-GREEN homolog, chloroplastic yields the protein MSTLTISLLPSNLNAQKESSLFVYKTRRLSKKSQSIVPVARLFGPSIFEASKLKVLFLGVDEKKHPGNLPRTYTLTHSDITSKLTLAISQTINNSQLQGWYNRLQRDEVVAEWKKVKGKMSLHVHCHISGGHFLLDFVATLRYYIFCKELLVVIKAFVHGDENLLKNYPELQEALVWVYFHSNIPEFNKVDCWGQLKEASSPSSELGKTQMASIATTTTNCNLDLPQPCQQSCTCCFPSMSLISWSSSSSQTGLQTLQD from the exons ATGAGCACTTTGACCATTTCTTTACTTCCATCAAATCTCAACGCTCAAAAAGAAAGCTCTCTTTTTGTATACAAAACTAGAAGACTGTCCAAAAAGAGCCAATCTATAGTTCCT GTGGCAAGGTTATTTGGACCTTCTATTTTTGAAGCATCAAAGCTGAAGGTTCTATTCTTAGGTGTTGATGAGAAAAAACATCCTGGAAATCTTCCAAGAACTTACACACTTACACATAGTGATATTACTTCAAAACTCACTCTTGCCATTTCTCAAACCATTAATAACTCTCAG TTACAAGGGTGGTATAATAGATTGCAAAGGGATGAAGTGGTTGCAGAATGGAAGAAAGTTAAAGGGAAGATGTCACTTCATGTTCATTGTCACATTAGTGGAGGCCATTTCTTGTTAGACTTTGTTGCTACCCTCAGATATTATATCTTCTGCAAGGAACTCCTcgtg GTTATAAAAGCATTTGTTCATGGAGATGAGAATTTGCTAAAGAATTACCCAGAGTTGCAAGAAGCTTTGGTTTGGGTTTATTTTCACTCAAACATTCCAGAATTCAACAAAGTGGATTGCTGGGGCCAACTCAAAGAAGCATCCTCACCTTCTAGTGAATTGGGTAAGACCCAAATGGCTAGTATAGCTACTACAACCACCAATTGCAACTTGGATTTACCACAACCTTGTCAACAATCTTGCACATGTTGCTTCCCCTCAATGAGTTTGATTTCCTGGTCCTCTTCATCTTCACAAACTGGTTTACAAACTTTACAAGATTGA
- the LOC107817133 gene encoding B-type cell cycle switch protein ccs52A — protein sequence MENPSSGSIHSNQSPPNPNLNPKTPNNNHLIPGFNSYHPSPSRTIYSDRFIPSRSSSNFALFDLPLSSPNSNSTDDSSKAYTSLLRNALFGPDSGPVLPPVTPEKNIGLNGRNLQSIRPNRNIFRYKSETRQSLHTLSPFGLDDQLLPGVSGPSPVKAPRKVPRSPYKVLDAPALQDDFYLNLVDWSSHNVLAVGLGSCVYLWHASSSKVVKLCDLGNDDNVSSVGWAQRGTHLAVGTSNGKIQLWDASCSKRIRTMEGHRLRVGALAWSSSLLSSGSRDKSILQRDIRAQEDYVSKLSGHRSEVCGLKWSCDNRELASGGNDNRLLVWNNHSTQPMLKYCEHTAAVKAIAWSPHLHGLLASGGGTADRCIRFWNTTTNTHLSCIDTGSQVCNLVWSKNVDELVSTHGYSQNQIILWRYPTMSKIATLTGHTYRVLYLAISPDGQAIVTGAGDETLRFWNVFPSPKSQNTETEIGASSLGRTKIR from the exons ATGGAAAACCCCAGCTCAGGTTCCATACACTCTAATCAATCACCTCCTAATCCAAATCTTAATCCCAAAACTCCTAATAATAATCATCTAATCCCGGGTTTCAACTCGTATCATCCTTCCCCTTCTCGTACTATTTACAGCGACCGTTTTATTCCCAGCAGATCTTCTTCTAATTTTGCTCTTTTTGACTTGCCACTTTCGTCCCCGAATTCTAACTCTACAGATGATTCTAGCAAAGCATATACTTCTCTTTTGCGTAATGCGTTGTTCGGGCCTGATTCTGGGCCTGTATTGCCTCCTGTAACACCGGAGAAAAATATTGGTTTAAATGGGAGGAATTTGCAGAGTATTAGACCCAATCGCAATATTTTTCGGTATAAAAGTGAGACCCGTCAATCTTTGCATACTTTGTCTCCTTTTGGGCTTGATGATCAGCTGCTACCTGGTGTTAGTGGTCCTAGCCCTGTTAAGGCCCCCCGCAAAGTTCCAAGATCACCTTATAAG GTATTAGATGCGCCTGCGTTGCAAGATGATTTTTATCTAAACCTTGTGGACTGGTCTTCGCATAATGTATTAGCTGTGGGACTGGGGAGCTGTGTATATCTGTGGCATGCATCTAGTAGCAAG GTAGTGAAGTTGTGCGACTTGGGAAATGATGATAATGTCAGTTCAGTTGGGTGGGCACAGCGGGGTACACATCTTGCTGTTGGAACAAGTAATGGCAAAATTCAG TTATGGGATGCCTCTTGCAGTAAGAGGATAAGAACAATGGAGGGACATCGACTAAGAGTCGGTGCGCTAGCTTGGAGCTCATCCCTATTGTCTTCAGGAAGCCGGGACAAGAGTATTCTTCAGCGTGATATACGAGCTCAAGAAGATTACGTCAGTAAGCTAAGTGGTCACAGGTCAGAG GTTTGTGGGCTCAAATGGTCTTGTGATAACCGTGAATTAGCTTCTGGTGGAAATGATAACAGA CTTTTAGTGTGGAACAACCATTCAACACAACCTATGTTAAAATACTGCGAGCATACGGCTGCTGTGAAAGCGATTGCATGGTCCCCTCATCTTCATGGGCTTCTAGCTTCTGGTGGTGGCACAGCGGATCGATGCATTCGATTCTGGAATACAACCACTAATACACACCTCAGCTGCATAGACACTGGCAGTCAG GTCTGCAATCTTGTATGGTCGAAGAACGTAGATGAACTAGTCAGCACTCATGGTTACTCACAAAACCAAATAATACTCTGGAGGTATCCTACAATGTCCAAG ATAGCTACTCTGACGGGCCATACATATAGAGTCTTATATCTTGCCATCTCTCCAGATGGACAG GCGATTGTGACTGGAGCAGGAGACGAAACACTTCGATTCTGGAATGTCTTCCCTTCTCCTAAATCTCAG AACACCGAGACTGAAATTGGGGCATCTTCTCTCGGTAGAACGAAAATCAGGTGA